The sequence AGCGAGGCGACTTTCATCCGGGGGTTGAGCGCCCCGTAAGGATCCTGGAAGACGATCTGGAAGTGGCGGCGCATCCGCCGCAGGGGCCGCGCCGCCAGCGCGAGCAGATCGACCCCGTCGAAGCGGATCGCGCCGGCGTCCGGCTCCGCGAGCCTCACGATGAGCCGGCCGGTCGTCGACTTCCCGGAGCCGGACTCCCCGACCAGACCGAGCGTCTCACCCGCCCCGACCTCGAGATCGACCCCGTCGACGGCACGGAGCGCCGGGCCAGGGCGGCCGAGCCAACCGGTGCTCGCGGTGAACGACTTGACGAGCCCGCGCGCCTGGACGAGCGGCGGCCCCTCGTTCAAGCGTCCCTCCCGTAGAGGTGGCACGCCACGCGACAGCCGGCCTCGAGATCGACGTTCGGCGGCTCGATCGTGCCGCACGGCGCGAACGCCTCCGGGCACCGGGGATGGAACCGGCAGCCGGCCGGGTACGCGACCGGGTCCGGAACCTGGCCGGCGAGCGCGCGGAGGCGTTTTCCGCGCCCGTCCCCGGCATCCTCGGGAATCGCGGCGAGGAGCGCCTGCGTGTACGGGTGCCGCGGCCGCGCGAAGATCTCACGCACCGGCGCCTCCTCGACGAGACGTCCCGCGTACATGACGCCGACGCGGTCGGCGATCTCGGCGACGACGCCGAAGTCGTGCGTGATGAGGAGCACGGTGAGGCGCCGGTCGGCTTTGAGCGTGCGGAGGAGCGCCAGGATCTGCGCCTGAATCGTGAGGTCGAGCGCGCTCGTCGGCTCGTCTGCGATGAGCAGGCGCGGCCGGCAGGACAGCGCGATCGCGAGCATGGCGCGCTGCTTCATGCCGCCCGACAGCTCGTGTGCGTACGACGACGCCTGCCGCTCCGGATCCGGCAGCGCCACCTCGCCGAGGAGGCGCACCGCCTCCCGCCACGCGTCCTTCCGCGAGAGGCCGCGGTGGATGCGGAGCGACTCGCCGACCTGCGTGCCGATCTTGAGCACCGGGTTGAGCGCGGCGCCCGCCTCCTGGAAGGCGAGGCCGATCTCGGCTCCCCTCACGCGCCGCATCTCCCGCTCCGTCAAGCCCATGAGATCGCGGCCGCCGAAGATCATCTTGCCGCCGGTGATGCGGCCCGGCTCGACGACGCGCAGCACCGAGTACGCCGTCGCCGTCTTCCCGCACCCCGACTCGCCCACCAGGGCGTACGTCTCACCCTCTTCGAGAATGAGATCGAGCCCGTCGACCGCGCGCACCTCGCCGCGCGGATCGTCGTAGCGAACGTGCAGGTTCTCGATCGCGAGGAGCGGCGCCATCGATGCGATTCTACGGAAATAAGGGGACAGCTACCGAATTTCAAGGGTGACAGGAACCAGGTTTTTCTTACGCGCGAACTGCGCGCGCAAGAAAAACCTGGTTCCTGTCACCCTTGAAATTCGGTAGCTGTCCCCTTATTTCCGTCAGAACGCGAAGGTGTCGTGGTGCTGGCCGAATACCGCACGCATGCGGTCGGCGATCTCGCCGAGGGTCGAGTCGGCGAGGACGGCGTCCAGGATCGCGGGCATCACGTTGGCGTCGCCGCGCGCGCGCTCGCCCACCGTCGAGAGGGCGCGTTCCACCGCCGGCGCGTTCCTCCGCTTGCGCAGAGCCGCGAGCCGCTCGCGCCGGCTCTGCTCCGCGGCCTGGTCGATCTTGAGGACCGGCGGCCGCGGGTCGTCCTTCCTGACGTAACGGTTCACACCGACGACGACGGCGTCGCCGGACTCGACGCGCTTCTGCCAGCGATAGGCCGCCTCGTGGATCTCGCGCTGCTGGAATCCGCGCTCGATCGCGCGCACGGCGCCGCCGAGTGCGTCGATCTTCTTCAGGTAGGCGGCCGCGCCGGCCTCCACCGCGTCGGTCAGCGATTCGACGAAGTACGAGCCGGCGAGGGGATCGACGGTGTCGGCGACGCCGGTCTCCTCGGCGATGACCTGCTGCGTGCGCAGGGCGAGGAGCGCGGCGCTCTCGGTGGGAAGGCCGAGCGCTTCGTCCATCGAGTTCGTGTGGAGCGACTGCGTGCCCCCGAGAACCGCGGCGAGCGCTTGCAGCGTCGTGCGCACCACGTTGACCTCGGGCTGCTGCGCCGTGAGGGTCGAGCCGGCGGTCTGCGTGTGGAAGCGAAGCTTCGCCAGCTCGGGGGCGGCGACACCGAACCTCTCGCGGACGATCCGGGCCCAGAGGCGCCGCGCGGCGCGGAACTTCGCCGCCTCCTCGAAGAAGTTCGAGTGCCCGTTGAAGAAGAACGAGAGGCGCCCGCCGAACGTCTCGAACGGAAGGCCGCGCGAGATCGCCGCCTCGCAGTAGGCGATCGCGTTCGCGAGCGTGAACGCGACCTCTTGCACCGCCGTCGCTCCCGCCTCCCGCATGTGGTAGCCGGAGATCGAGATCGTGTTCCAGCGGGGCACCTCGGCGGCGCACCAGGCGAAGAGGTCGGTCGTGATCCGGAGCGACGGCTCGGGCGGGAAGATGTAGGTCCCGCGCGCGATGTACTCCTTCAGGAGATCGTTCTGGATCGTCCCCGAGAGCGCGCTCGCCTCGACACCGCGCCGCTTCGCGACGGCGACGTAGAGGGCGAGGAGGATCGACGCCGTCGCGTTGATCGTCATCGAGGTCGAGATCCGCTCGAGCGGGAGGCCGTGGAGCAGCTCGTCCATGTCCTCGAGCGACGAGATCGCGACCCCGACCTTCCCGACCTCGCCCGCCGCCATCGGATGATCCGAGTCGTACCCCATCTGCGTCGGGAGATCGAAGGCGACCGACAGTCCCGATTGGCCCTGCTCGAGCAGGTAGTGGAACCGCGCGTTCGTCTCCTTCGCGGTGCCGAAGCCGGAGTACTGCCGCATCGTCCAGAGGCGCCCGCGGTACATCGACGGCTGGATGCCGCGGGTGAACGGGAACTCGCCGGGGAGCCCGATCGTGGCTGGATCGCGCGCCTCACCGTCGGCCTCGGTATAGACCGGTTCGATCGGGATGCCGGAGGTCGTTTCGAGGCGATCCTTCGGGCGGGCCATCGACGGGAGTATAGCGACCGCTCCCTATAATCCGGCCATGTTCACGACCGTCGCGCGCACGCCGGAAGGCGTGCGCCTTCTCGATCAAAGGCGCCTTCCGGGCGTGACGGACTACGTGACCCTCCGGACCGCCGAGGAAGTCGCCGGCGCGATCCGCGCGATGGTCGTGAGGGGCGCGCCGGCGATCGGCGTGACCGCCGCCTTCGGGCTCACGCTCGCAGCGCCGCAGGGCGACGCCGCGCTCAGGGAGGCGGAGCGCGTCCTCCGCGCCGCGCGGCCGACCGCGGTCAATCTCGCCTGGGCGCTCGACCGGATGATGGCCGCCGCCGCACGGGCACGGAGCGAAGGCGCGGACGACGCCGGGATCGCCGCACGTCTCGAGCGCGAAGCGCAGACAATCCACGACGAAGACCTCGAGGCGTGCCGGGCCATCGGGCGTCACGGCGCGACACTCGTCCCGGAGCGCGCCTCGATCCTCACGCATTGCAACGCCGGCGGGCTCGCCACCGCCGGTTACGGAACGGCGCTCGGCGTCATCCGCGCGGCGGTGGAAGCGGGCAAGCGCATCCGCGTGCTCGCCGACGAGACGAGGCCGTTCCTGCAGGGCGCGCGCCTCACCGCGTGGGAGCTGATGCAGGACGGGATCGAGACGGTGCTCATCGCGGACAGCGCGGCCGGAAGCCTTCTCCGCTCGGGCGCGATCGACCTCGTCGTCGTCGGCGCCGACCGCATCGCGCGGAACGGCGACGTCGCCAACAAGATCGGAACGTACTCTGCCGCGGTCCTCGCGAAGGAGAACGGCGTGCCGTTCTACGTCGCGGCGCCGGTCTCCACGGTCGACCTCGCCTGCCCGAACGGCGAGGCGATCCCGATCGAGTCGCGCGACGCCGCGGAGGTCACCGAGCT is a genomic window of Candidatus Polarisedimenticolaceae bacterium containing:
- a CDS encoding methylmalonyl-CoA mutase family protein — encoded protein: MARPKDRLETTSGIPIEPVYTEADGEARDPATIGLPGEFPFTRGIQPSMYRGRLWTMRQYSGFGTAKETNARFHYLLEQGQSGLSVAFDLPTQMGYDSDHPMAAGEVGKVGVAISSLEDMDELLHGLPLERISTSMTINATASILLALYVAVAKRRGVEASALSGTIQNDLLKEYIARGTYIFPPEPSLRITTDLFAWCAAEVPRWNTISISGYHMREAGATAVQEVAFTLANAIAYCEAAISRGLPFETFGGRLSFFFNGHSNFFEEAAKFRAARRLWARIVRERFGVAAPELAKLRFHTQTAGSTLTAQQPEVNVVRTTLQALAAVLGGTQSLHTNSMDEALGLPTESAALLALRTQQVIAEETGVADTVDPLAGSYFVESLTDAVEAGAAAYLKKIDALGGAVRAIERGFQQREIHEAAYRWQKRVESGDAVVVGVNRYVRKDDPRPPVLKIDQAAEQSRRERLAALRKRRNAPAVERALSTVGERARGDANVMPAILDAVLADSTLGEIADRMRAVFGQHHDTFAF
- a CDS encoding ABC transporter ATP-binding protein is translated as MAPLLAIENLHVRYDDPRGEVRAVDGLDLILEEGETYALVGESGCGKTATAYSVLRVVEPGRITGGKMIFGGRDLMGLTEREMRRVRGAEIGLAFQEAGAALNPVLKIGTQVGESLRIHRGLSRKDAWREAVRLLGEVALPDPERQASSYAHELSGGMKQRAMLAIALSCRPRLLIADEPTSALDLTIQAQILALLRTLKADRRLTVLLITHDFGVVAEIADRVGVMYAGRLVEEAPVREIFARPRHPYTQALLAAIPEDAGDGRGKRLRALAGQVPDPVAYPAGCRFHPRCPEAFAPCGTIEPPNVDLEAGCRVACHLYGRDA
- the mtnA gene encoding S-methyl-5-thioribose-1-phosphate isomerase; this encodes MFTTVARTPEGVRLLDQRRLPGVTDYVTLRTAEEVAGAIRAMVVRGAPAIGVTAAFGLTLAAPQGDAALREAERVLRAARPTAVNLAWALDRMMAAAARARSEGADDAGIAARLEREAQTIHDEDLEACRAIGRHGATLVPERASILTHCNAGGLATAGYGTALGVIRAAVEAGKRIRVLADETRPFLQGARLTAWELMQDGIETVLIADSAAGSLLRSGAIDLVVVGADRIARNGDVANKIGTYSAAVLAKENGVPFYVAAPVSTVDLACPNGEAIPIESRDAAEVTELFGTRIAPAGVGVLNPAFDVTPARYVAAIVTERGIARAPYEASLAALLR